A single Terriglobales bacterium DNA region contains:
- a CDS encoding LysR family transcriptional regulator, which yields MDLFQLEVFVMVAREGSFSRAAEKLYRTQPAVSQAIRKLEDELGESLFDRSSRDGHLTDAGRVLHDYAQKLLNLRGEAAAALVEMREMRKGKLCIAANEYTCLYLLPVLAEFRRLYPMVKTTVERSLASRIPQDILEHNVECGVVSFNPEDPLLRSIVVYRDELAFVVYPRHTLSKAKQVSIKQLGVESFVAHHVPSPYRAKVIHAFKRHKTPLNMDAELPTIEAIKKFVMMENGVALVPGICVEEELKRGDLVRIPIADLKLERRLRIVYRKNANLSHAAHAFLKVAEGMADGERYLFQQER from the coding sequence ATGGACCTGTTCCAGCTGGAAGTATTCGTCATGGTGGCGCGCGAGGGGAGCTTCTCGCGGGCGGCGGAGAAGCTGTACCGGACGCAGCCCGCGGTCAGCCAGGCCATCCGCAAGCTGGAGGACGAGTTAGGGGAGTCCCTGTTCGATCGCTCCTCGCGCGACGGCCACCTCACCGACGCCGGACGCGTGCTGCACGACTATGCCCAGAAGCTGCTGAACTTGCGCGGCGAGGCGGCGGCGGCCCTGGTGGAAATGCGCGAGATGCGCAAAGGCAAACTGTGCATCGCCGCCAACGAGTACACCTGCCTGTACCTGCTGCCGGTGCTGGCCGAGTTCCGCCGGCTTTACCCGATGGTGAAGACCACGGTCGAGCGTTCGCTCGCCAGCCGCATTCCCCAGGATATCCTGGAGCACAACGTGGAATGCGGGGTGGTCTCCTTCAATCCCGAGGACCCCTTGCTGCGCAGCATCGTCGTCTATCGCGACGAATTGGCATTTGTCGTATATCCGCGACACACGCTTTCCAAGGCAAAGCAAGTGAGCATTAAACAGCTCGGGGTCGAATCGTTCGTGGCCCACCATGTGCCCTCCCCTTATCGCGCCAAGGTGATCCACGCATTCAAGCGTCACAAGACGCCGCTGAACATGGATGCCGAGCTGCCCACCATCGAGGCGATCAAGAAGTTCGTGATGATGGAAAATGGAGTCGCGCTGGTGCCCGGCATCTGCGTGGAAGAGGAATTGAAGCGCGGCGACCTGGTGCGCATTCCAATCGCGGACTTGAAGCTGGAACGGCGCTTGCGCATCGTCTATCGCAAGAATG